The sequence below is a genomic window from Physeter macrocephalus isolate SW-GA chromosome 19, ASM283717v5, whole genome shotgun sequence.
aaaaatatctgattAACAAAAGCTAATGACACACCACCAGGGCTGCTGGCTCTCAGTAAGCATGCCATGTACTGCAGCCGCATAACACTGGTCCAGAACATTCTATCTACTTAAACAGTACCTTTGCGATGGTGTCCTGCAATCGATTGGCATCATTCCGGGTGTGAGCCAGATCTTCCTGCAGGCTACTGGCCAgagtctctgctttttctttgtcCAGCCTGACACTCTCCAGGAGATCCTGAATGTCAGACTTGTCTCCAGAGTTATGGATGGAATACAGCTCCGCCACTTTCTGCTTCTCGTTCTCCAGCTGGGCCTTCAGGCGATTCATCTCGATCTGGTCACTGGCCACTGTGGCTTTGAACTCCTCCAGCGTGGCTGCCAAGGCTGCCTTGCCCTTCTGCTCAGACTCAACGATTCGCTCCATGTGGTGGTTGCGCTCTTTGAGTGCCCCGATCATCTCCTGAGCTTCCTTGTTGTCTTGCTCAGCCATCTTCAAAGTATTGCTTAAATGCTGCTGGACGCCAAGAAGCTGCTCCCGTTCAAAACGGGTGTTCTCAGCTAGATCCATGTAGCGCTGCTCCAGTTCCATGTAGCGTCCACTTTTTACATCTTCGTCTATGACATAGGAAATGTGATGCTCATCTAGAAGGGAGCGGAAATATTCGATCTGTCGGCTGAAGTGTTCCAACTTATCGCTTTGCTGACATAACGACTCCATGAGAATCACCTTCTCCTCTCCGAGCCTTTCGTTTTCGCTGTTCAGCTCCTGGGTGATCTGCTGTAGATCAGCGAGCTCTTGCAGAGTCGCCTGAAGTTCCTCACTCGTACTGTGTTGGTTCTCCTCCATCTGGTGTATCCGTTCCGTCAAACAAGCGACGGACACTTCGCTGGCGTTCCCGCTGCTCCCCTTCCGAGAGCGCTCTATGCTCGGAATGCCTTCTGACTCCGAGGACGACGGTGCGTCCAGGGCGTCATCGCTGGACGTGAGGGGCTGGTACACCTCGCTGCACTCGCTGTCCAGGTTGTCCATAGAGTTACTGTGCTGATGGTCCATGAGGGTGTTTTCATCCTGGCTCAGGAGATCCTCCACTGACCCAGGGGCAGACCCCTCCACCGAGGAAGTCAGAGTCCCCCCTCCATCGCTCTGGTTACCAGGGGTGATCTCTGGGCTCAGGGACTGATAGCCAAACAGTTTTTCAGAATGGTCTAGCCGCTGCTCCAGGGAGAAGCCCAGTGCGTTCAACCTGTCCTTTagcattctgttttcatttttcagctGGTTGAGCTCCTCGCGGATGGCAGTATTCTGTTCCTGTAACTGCAATAAAGTGGACTCGACGTCAGTGGGCTGGTGAACAATGATGGCTTCCTTCTCGGACTTCTCATCCCCCCCAGGAGGATCCTCGTTAATGCCCAGCTGAGCACGCATGTCTCGGAGTTCAttcctcaaatgtaaaatctCCACGTCTTTGGTTTTTGCCAAGGTGAGAAGATCCTTCACTTTGGCTTCCAGAGCAGCTTTGTCACTGATCTGATTGTCCGATTTGGACTTGCTCATACGAATGTCGCATTCCGTAGCCGTGCGACTGCGGGAACGTTTAGCCAACGCCATGTCACTAGCCCCCTGACCTGCAGAAGGTAGTTTTTTGCTCTGGTTTAGTCGGGTACGTTCACGTAATCTTTCTCTAGTAGAACTGGATTCTTTACTACCTGTGGAAGTGCTCCGCTTGGTTGAAGAACTCGTGCCTACATGTTTAAGACAAAGAATATAAGACAAAAACTTAGCAATAGAAAGGCacatagtgggacttccctggtggcgcagtggttaagaatccgcctgccaatgcagaggacacaggtccgatccctggtccgggaagatcccacatgccgcagagcaactaagcttgtacaccacaactactgagcctgcactctagagctcgtgagccacagctactgaagcccgtgcgcctagagcccatactctgcaacaagagaggccaccacaatgagaagcccatgcaccgaaacgaagagtagcccccgctcgccgttaACTAGAGAAAGCgtacgcgcagcaacaaagacccaacgcagccaaaaataaataaataaagaaataaattttaaaaagaaaggcacaTAGTTATGCCCCAGGTCGAATGAGATATAATCTAAGGATCTATAATCATAATCACACAGTGATTCTGACCTACTCTAAATCTGCCTGAGAGTCTGGTTACTGTAAAGTTGTTTCCTCCAAACTGGAAGATCAATCATCTTTTAATTATCAATGAAAAATGAAGTTATACACTGAGTTGTATACCGCAAAGGGGTGAGTGTTAtggaatgtgaattatatctcaataaagctttcacattaaaaaaaagctatACACATGAACTTGAATCCCAAACCATGGCTTTCAACAGGTGGCCAGGGACATAGTATCTAGGGCAAGCCAGATGAAGGTGACTCTAGGGATAGCCAGTCAGGTAGCAAACTAACGGCAGAAACAGACAGTGAAGGAAGATTACAGATGACACAGAAGTGAGAGGCAGCCTGtggacaaacaaaaaacctaagcTACCTACAATAACCACAAAAACTATGATCAAAGTAAATGCAAAAAATTTTTCACACCATAAAATGCCACATAAATAGTACCAATAATAAGAATTATTAGAATAGACAACATGCACTTATACTTACTACATACACATATTAACACTTCATACACATTAATTTACACAAGCTTCATTATCATCATCCTGTTTTACAGACGAAGAAACCCAAAAAGAGATGTTAAACAATCTGCTGACATCCCACAGGTAATACATGGATGAGCCAAGATTCACACACAGGCAGGCAGTCTAAGCAGTATGCCACTTTGCCTCCCTAAGTGTTAGAAAACGATGCTGCATCACTGCTAAGTTATAACAGCACGTTCATCAAATATGCTGCACAAGGCACACCATTACTTAACTCCTAAAATTTTAAACCTGTGCAAACAATTGACATGATcatgtatttaatataaaaagaacagGAGTATGTTTAAATACCCACAAACGCTTAAGGAAATCATTAGactattttttactttgaaaaataagtcCTAGACCTGaccaattaatatttttaaagaaccaactgGTTCTTTATATGGCAGGCAACAGGCTAACCAGGTAATGGGGAGTAAAAGGTCTACACGAGGGAGGATGATGTGGGAAGACAGCCACTAATTCTGCCAGGGATCAGGCGTAAAGCAGGGGAGGGAATGCTGGTGGCCACACGACAAATGAGGACAAGGTAGTGGAAGCAGCATCATACACAGGAAGGGAAAGTAAGGTCCTAGAGTCGATGGAAGCAGCAGGGGAAGGTTTCCATAGGGCCCTGAATGCCAGGGAGAACTTGGTGAGTTGCAGCAACAAACGTTCAATAAATTTTCTTGAGCAgggaagaaacacagagaaagactACTTTGATGGAAATTAAGCTAGAAGATGCGAAGTGAAacatgaggaagaaggaagagcagTAAAACTAAAGGAAGGCCTGCATTCGGGGAGCAAGAGCTAGATCTCCATAAGAGCAGAAAAGGGATAATAAATCtgtaaaagatttcaaaggcagaAGTAACAGGATTAGGAGGAACAACTGCAAATGGAggccaaaagaggaaaaagatgggGCAACTGATCCGGGGAGGTGATAACTGAGTCCAGCCTTGTGAGGGCAGGAGGCACTGGTCAGCAGGGAACCATGGGTGCGCATCCAGGGAATTCTAAAGGCTAGAACCAGGAGGAGATACTGGTGGGATTAGAGTACTGAATTTCCTTCTTACCACACAAGCTAGAGTGTTAAATGTGGTGATGACCCCAGGCTTGAGGGTGAAAGACTTAAGGTCCAGTCTCTGCTCCATCACCAGCTTTGAGGCCTGGTACAAAATGGGCACCCAGTAAGCATTCACTGAGCAAATGAATGCATGGCCCTGAGCAAGATACTTGAGCTTTCTAAGTGTAGCTTGCCATCTCTAAAATGAGACTAATGATAGCCTCTACTTCACAGGGCTGTAGTGAGGATAAAATGGAATAACGCCTCTAAAGCAAAGTAAGGACTTCCATGTTTCCTCCTGGTGATCATATTGCACTGCTATTACAATTAACAGTGGGGCGTGACCTGGAGTGGGCAGAAGAATCCACAGAGGGTCACAGCAGGAGAGATGACAGTAGGCAAACCTGGGCTAGGAAAAAATCCAATACACACAAGAGGGGACAAGAGCCTAAATAATGATAGCAAAAGAAGGTCTGCTATAATTTCTGCCAATTTGCTTTCATATACTTTATTACAAACATATGACCTTAAGTTTATAGGAAGTTTCaaagtttttttctgtaagtgtAAGAAGTAAAATATAACATTACTCCTTGGACTACAGAATGAGATCTAGAAACAAACTGCTgctaatgaaggaagaaagaatggtagGACTGGAATGAATGGATCTAGGCATCAACCATCAGAGGCTGCTAACAACATGGAGCGGGACACAACCAGAAACAATGGGCCTCCTGACGGACAGACAACTATTACCTAGGAAGGAATTTTGGCAGGGGTAAGAGGAAGGAACCTGAGTCTGTCCCATCAAGGCTCTAAATTCAATGACATTTATAGTTaacagagagaataaaagaataaaatcaaggACATCATAGGAATGTGACATCAAAATCCAgatcacgggacttccctggtggcacagtggttaagaatccgcctgccaatgcaggggacactggttcgacccctggtccgggaagatcccacatgccgcggagcaacgaagcctgtgtgccacaactactgaagcccgcacgcctagagcccgtgctctgcaacgaagaaTGGCccacgctcgctgcaactagagaaagcccgcgtgcagcagcaaagacccaacgcagccaaaaataaataattaattaaaaaaaaaaatccagatcaCGAGAGGCAGTTTcatagtggtccagtggttagggctcggcgctttcactgccagggcctgggttcaatccctggttggggaactaagatcccgcaagccacagaGCACGACCCAAGGGTGGGGGGACATCAAGATCATGGGAAACTCTACAGATCAAACAACCAGTTTCCACAAAAATTAAATTGCAAGAAAAAAGTGGGATGAACTCATagatttaaaatgaagatttaagAGACACTTCACCAATTACTATATATGGACCTTAAGTGAATCCTGGTAAATTCTGAtccaaacaaataagtaaatatatgtatgtaatatttataagacagttagaaatttaaatacttactgaataatTTATGATTTGAGAAatgattattaattattttaaggacTGATAATgatattatgaatatatttttaaaagaatccttGCCTTTcaaagataattaaatatttgtggatgacatctggaatttgcttcaaaataataagaGGGGGAAGGTGGGTGTCAAGGAGCTAAGAGTGGCCATCAGGTGATAGGGGTGATGAGTACACAGAGATGAAATACCAGATACTTTTGggcatgtttgaaattttctacgATTAGATGGAATTCCCTAAATACCACTGCACTCACCTACTCAAACACAAAGGCAGTGTAACCCTCACACCAAGTGCGCGCATACCTGTGCTACTCTTGGGTCTGTTCTCCATGGTGCTCATGGCAGGCACGGATGCTGACGGTGCTGCGGAAGGGCAGgtgcttttcttccctttgacACCATTAGTCACAGTCACCCCTCCAGCCATCCCAGCTAAAAGGTCATCACTGCTCTTGGTCTAGAAGCaacagaagataaaaacaaattgaTTAGATGAagcaagattaaataaaattttgacacTAAACAAAGCCCTGGACTTTTACGCTGAGTTCAAGAAATCTACAAGGACTTTCTGACAGTTACCAAGCAGCACATCACTCTGTGCTACAGAAGCAGAACTTCTTCACTGCTTCATAAATGATcacacacttctttttttaattaattttattaaatcttcacCCTAGTatatacctcttttttttcttttataaagccatttttaatgttattttatttagttatttagttatttattttggctgcactgcacacagcatgcagcatcttagttccccacccagggatcaaacctgtgccccctgcattggaagcgtggagtcttaaccactggacctccagggaagtcccacacacacgtcttcttaaaatatgaaaatcataaTGTACTCAGAGATGTTATAGAAGCCCACTGTGTGCCCCCACATGCCAGATTCAGTGAGGGGTGGGAGAAAGTACAGACATCCTCCTTGCTACCGCTCATCTAGGATGTGACTCCAGGATAGCGACATCACATGTGCTATCTCAGGAAAGGTCTGTAAGGCCACAGGAAATGCCACCTTGCAGTTTCTAGAGAGAAGCAGTACTGAGGGTCAGGAGGAATCTTCACTGCTCTGAAGTGATGCAACGATGGAGCCAATGTCTAAAAGAAgttattctgaaatttatttttcttacctctatttttttttttgtagtctaATTTAAGCCAAAATTtaaaggagggtttttttttttaaaagcctaagtaatatacaaataaaaaactaGAGATTTTATGGTTAGAGTGAGGGTTAAATGATCATACTACTCGAGAAAGaccatttgtaatatttatttatgttttatgaagatgactgaaaaaaatgtgagctttttaaaaagaaaacaagcactCTGGAGAACTGGATTGGGTATAAAATTGTTACTTaagaaaaacagtgaagaaaTCTGATTTTACTTCTAGAAATGAGAGAGAACAAAGAGGAGTTAAAGgtctgtgggggaaaaaaaaaaccctgctttaaaataaaataaccaaaagtTTTGCCCACTAAGGTGAAGGCACAAGTTAACCAGCCAACTTATGTTGTTTCCCATTGAGATAATCACCCTTGGATAATCACAatgaattcatttctacaaattAAAATGGTTCAAAAACAACTCATCTCTAAATCTGAAGCCTCTCCCAGTTCTAAATGTCAGTGACTGTATATGGAGTAGTACCATTAGGTAGGTCAATCTATCTTACTAAAAAagaggcagagggcttccctggtggcgcagtggttgcgagtccgcctgccgatgcaggggacacgggttcgtgccccggtctgggaagatcccacatgccgcggagcggctgggcccgtgagccatggctgctgagcctgcgcgtccggagcctgtgctccgcaaagggagaggccacaacagtgagaggcccgcataccgcaaaaaaaaaaaaaaaaaaaaagaggcagaaagaagattaatgttttaaatgaattgtCAGAATTAAGCTTTGGTAATTTAAGGTTGTCACATTATGAAAAATCTAGATCACATAATAAGAAAGGGGGATATTGCATTAATCATTAAGGATTGTTCATATTCTTTAAGACTAGTTTCTCTTAATGAAACTGGTTATCAAGtatgatgcaaaaaaaaattgtaaatcaagtTACACCCCCTCCCTGTCAATTTGTACCTCGTTTACTAATCAGTAAATAAACTTAGCATACTCTtacattttcaaatcattttttatattgttaataaaagttaaaattatcttTGAACTAATTTTCCTTCCTCCATAAGTTAAATATTCTTTCCTTCCATAATAATTACATCGGAAGACCACCCTACATACTCCTGTAAAAAGTGGCTGAATTGTCACAGTTCTCTGTTTACAATTTGCCTTTGGGTAATGgcaaagttaaacatacatcaGAGCACCAAATCAAAATCTATGCAATTATCACAATAACTAGAATAATACAATACTGTCACATGAATTAACCAAACTATATATATAGGCACTTGATTTGTATGACCAAAGAAGCAGTACAGAAAAAATggagttttcaataaatggtgctaggtcaactgtatattcacaaaggaaaaaaagatgaatgagcCCTATTTCATaccatatcaaaaataaattccaaggcTATCATTCAAAATCCTGAatgataaaaaattgaaaaatttgactacataaaaatcttaagaaaaaatttaaatttttgcatggccaaaaaaaaataagcaaagtttaaaaataaaatccacacaTGAGAAACTGGGTAAGTATACTTGCAATATCTCACAGATAAAGGGCTAATATCCCTAATACacaaataactcttaaaaattaaggGGAAAGAGACCAAAAAGCACACAGAATAGCGAGCAAAATGAACAATCACATACAATCAACTCACACAAATGTACGAAAGAAGGTGATTAGTCAGTCTAACTCATATTAGAAATACAAAGTAAACAACATTGAGATACCACTTCTCACCTCAGACTGgcacaaaaggaaaaagtatgaCACACTCCTTTGGGAAGGATGTGAGGAAACAGGCACTCTCACAAGTTGTTGGCGAGAATGCGGCTTGATTGACAGAGCCTTACAGAAGGAGTCAGGTGACATCTAACAAAGCTACATACACCTTTACCTCctgcccagcaatcccacttctaggaatttaaacCTGAAGACACACTTCCAATAAGACAAAAATACATTTGCATAAAGTTactcattgcagcattgtttttaGTTGCAAAATACTGGAAACACCTTAAACGCCTGTACATAGGTTAGTAGCTGAATAAACTATATACATCCATACAACAAAATGTTAAACAGAAAGACTGCTAAAAAGTGGTGTGAAGAGATTTCTAGAATacattaagtggaaaaaagcCAAGTGCAAAAGTATACCTAATTATGTCAACTTTTGTGTAAGAAAGcggaaatacaaaataaacatctgCTCATTTATgcaaaaagaaacatagaaaaacTAAATTAGACTGCTTACCTCTAAGCAGTGGGTGGAGACAGAGTAAGGAGGATGGGGGGGCACTTCTCTGACCACATCTCATACAGTTGTAATGCGTGGAACCACGGGAGTGCTTCACGTGTTCACAAtgaataattaaacaaacaaGGGTGGGGGGACCCTAAAGTGGAACACGATGGGAACAAATGGACACAACTCCATTTCAAATGAATCATACAACCACATGGGGTTGGGATGGGGGCAATCAAGTATCTTTTGAACACACTCTTTTGACCATAAACCCTCAAACTCTCAAGCtaaatacaaaaaagtataaattCTGAATTCCAGCTGGTTGAATTGTTTTTTGCAGTGGTAACAGTGAGCAAAtctgtattttctgtatattctaggattgagaaaataaatctattaTAGATAACCAATGCCACTGTCAGAGGAAGGGATTACAATTATGGAAAGTGCAAAGGCTACTAGCAACCTTGTGTAGTAACTGGAATTGGAAGTATCAGTGTGAACTCTGAGGTTTTAATGTGTATGGAGAGAAGCAGATACAGAAATTGGTACAGATATGCATGTACACACGTGTGCACGCTCCTATCTCTGTCTGCTGAAAGGGCTTAGAAACAATATGTGCAAAAGCCATGAGCACACCTAGCTTCCAGATGGTTTAAATTCTACCCCCCACTGAAAAGATCAAGGCCTCCTTGAAGACAaggctgattctagggctgggtCTGGAAAAGCAGGAAATTTACTGtgacagaaattaagaaattgctcagagaggggcttcccaggtggcgcagtggttaagaatccgcctgctaatgcagggcacacgggttcgagccctggcctaggaagatcccacatgccgcagaactaagcccaggcgccacaactactgagcctgcactctagagcccgcttgctgcaactactgagcccgcatgcctagagcccgtgctctgcaacaagagaagccactacagtgagaagcccgcgcaccgcaacggagaagcccccgctcgctgcaactagagaaagctcgtgcacagcaacgaagacccaacgcggccaaaaataaattaaaaaaagaaagaaagaaagaaagaaattgcacAGAGAATACGAGGAACATGTCAGAAGGACACAAGAGCCAGCTTGAAGGGACACCCACTGGCCAAACTGGGGACaatctgagcatcaaaataaatgatgCAAACAGTTTACAGCCCACTGAAGAAGAATCCATGAATCCACActaatataaatacacaaatgggaGAAAAGTAAAAACTCTTCCTTATAGTAGAATGctaactaataaatgtagaaagaatgatGGAATTATAAAATTACCACTTGGCAAAAATCATAGTAATAATCATAGTAATAATTGATTCTGGAAAGAATTACTAAAAATTGCTAAAACTAACGTGAAAATTTGATGAGAGAAAGGATATTTACAGTGTCAAAGTATTTTCGACAAGATACTTATTTTTACAAAAGGCAACATAGTAACCTGATAGTGGAGGAACCTAGCAGACACCACCTTCACCAAGTTATCATCACCAGGAACACTGACACCACACACCACGTGCCTCTGGAAATGCTGCACCTAGGAGGCCCAGCTTCTGTGGGACTCCTGCGGGACCCTGCAGCCCCAGCCTACAGAAACACTGACAAACCCAAATGTGGAGGCCAGTCAGCCAAACAAACGGGACTACATACTTTAGTAAATGTCAAGGTcctaaaagacaaagactgaggaACTATTCCAAATTTAAGGAGAATGAAGAACAGCTATAAGCAATTCACGACCCCGGACTgaatcctggaccagaaaaaaatttttcttctcttttttgctaAAGTGGACATTAGCACAATTGGTGAAATTTAACTAAAGTCTACAGATCAGATACTAGCATTTTATCAATGTTCATTTCCAGATGTTATAATTGTACTATGGTTATAAGAGAATGGTCTTgtttttttaggaaatacacactgaaatattcaGCAGTAAAGGAGCATTAGCTCTACAATTTACACTTAAacagatcaagaaaaaaattatgtatttctgggggcttccctggtggctcagtggttaagaatccgcctgccaatgcaggggacacgggtttgagccctggtccgggacgatcccacatgccacggagcaactaagcccatgttccacaactactgagcctgtgctctaagagtctgtgagccacaactactgagcccatgtgccacaactactgaagcccacgcacctacagcccgagctctacaacaagagaagccaccgcaccacaacgaagagtagcccccgctcactgcaactagagaaagcctgtgcacagcaacgaagacccaacgcagccaaacaattaattaattaattaaaacaaaaagaagtagaaagagaagGCACAGAGTAGGAGAATATATGTACAACGCATATAAATGACAAAGGGTTCACGTCTAGAATAGGTAAAGAATGATAAATCAGTACAAAGAAACACACTGCACCACCTCAGCCACTAGGACAGCTactaacaaaaaacagaaaaaacaagtgTTTGCAAGGATTAGCAAAAGGgcaacccttgtgcactgttagtgggaatataaaatgctgCAGCTGCTGTGTTAAACAGTATGGtcattcttcaaaaattaaaaatcaaactaccatacaaccccacaattccacttctgggtatatacccaaaagaattgaaagcagggtctctaAGAGATATTTGCACGCCCATGTTCACAgctattattcacaatagccaaaaggtagaagcaacccaagtatctgCTGATGGAagcatggataaacaaagtgtgatctatacatacagtggagtattattcagccttaaaaaggaaggaaattctgcaatatgctacaacGTAGATGACTCTGAAGACATTTTGCTACGGTAAGtaggccagtcacaaaaagacaaatactgtgtaatTCTACTCATATGAAGTACTCAGAGTAGTCAgactcacagagacagagagtggaatggtggttgccagggactgggaggaggaatggggagttggtGTTCAATGGGGACAGAGTCTCAgtctgggaaaatgaaaaagttttgaagATGGACGGTGGTGACAGTTActcagcaatgtgaatgtacttaatgccacaaaactgtacacttaacaatagttaagatgataaatgttatgtgtgttttaccacacacacacacacacacacacacacacacgttgaggaaaaaaagacaccACAGTAAATATATGGGCAAGTGATTTGAACAGGCACTTCACATAAGAGAATATCTAAATGTccactaacatttaaaaataagacatgaaaaggtgcttaatCTCATTGATAACaatgcaaatgcaaattaaagccacttTATAACACCTCTATGAATGGTTACAATGAAAAGAGTAATGTAAGTGCAGGTGAGGATGTGGGGCATCCCAGAGTAACCCCTTTGGGAAATGACTGGCCATCTACCTGTGAAAGGTGAACGCCATGCACCctacaacccagcaatttcactcctggttACGGAGTCAACAGAAATGGGTGCACCTGCGTATAAAAGACATGTGTAGGATGTTCATAACAGTACTATGACTAATAGCCCCAAAGGAAACTCCAGATAGATGTCCATCAAGGGCAGAAGAGGTGTATGGCTTGTGGACATTCCACGGTTAGTAATCAGCAAGGAGGAGCTGCTTACacatgaatgtatatacaaaacagacagactcacagacatagaaaacaaacttatggttaccaaaggggaaggtggcaggggggtggataaattaggagtacaggattaacagatgcacactactatacataaaataagataagcaacaaggatttactacagcacagggaactataatcaatattttgtaagacctataatggaaaataatctaaaaaaatatataatacagctgaatcactttgttgtacacctgaaaccaacacaatattgtaaatcaattatacttcaattaaaaaaaaaaaaaaaagggaggagttGCTACTATAGGCAACAACAGAGATGAATATCATGACCTAAACAGAGTTAAGGAAACCAGACACACATAAAAAGAACTTCATGTCCAATTACATCTATATAAAGATCCAAAACAGGCAAAATGAATCTTGGGGGCTAGAAGTTAGGGTGGTAGTTACttccagagaggaaggaaagggcagTGATGAAGGGGGCACAGAGGGGTCAGCGGGGAGGCCACTGAAGTGAAGGCAGGCTTTGCTTCCTGATGTGGCTGGTGGCCCAGGGTACATTCACCCCTCACTAAACCCAACACAGACACTTTGTGAACTTCTCTGGGTGTATGCTCTACTttatcagaaaagtaaaaacaaaacaagaaacaactctgCACTTTCCAACTTGCCTTTTACAC
It includes:
- the SPECC1L gene encoding cytospin-A isoform X3, with the protein product MKKTSRSVGSVPKVSGISKAQTADKTKPENSSSASAGGKLVKPGTAASLSKTKSSDDLLAGMAGGVTVTNGVKGKKSTCPSAAPSASVPAMSTMENRPKSSTGTSSSTKRSTSTGSKESSSTRERLRERTRLNQSKKLPSAGQGASDMALAKRSRSRTATECDIRMSKSKSDNQISDKAALEAKVKDLLTLAKTKDVEILHLRNELRDMRAQLGINEDPPGGDEKSEKEAIIVHQPTDVESTLLQLQEQNTAIREELNQLKNENRMLKDRLNALGFSLEQRLDHSEKLFGYQSLSPEITPGNQSDGGGTLTSSVEGSAPGSVEDLLSQDENTLMDHQHSNSMDNLDSECSEVYQPLTSSDDALDAPSSSESEGIPSIERSRKGSSGNASEVSVACLTERIHQMEENQHSTSEELQATLQELADLQQITQELNSENERLGEEKVILMESLCQQSDKLEHFSRQIEYFRSLLDEHHISYVIDEDVKSGRYMELEQRYMDLAENTRFEREQLLGVQQHLSNTLKMAEQDNKEAQEMIGALKERNHHMERIVESEQKGKAALAATLEEFKATVASDQIEMNRLKAQLENEKQKVAELYSIHNSGDKSDIQDLLESVRLDKEKAETLASSLQEDLAHTRNDANRLQDTIAKVEDEYRAFQEEAKKQIEDLNMTLEKLRSELEEKETERSDMKETIFELEDEVEQHRAVKLHDNLIISDLENTVKKLQDQKHDMEREIKTLHRRLREESAEWRQFQADLQTAVVIANDIKSEAQEEIGDLKRRLHEAQEKNEKLTKELEEVKSRKQEEERGRVYNYMNAVERDLAALRQGMGLSRRSSTSSEPTPTVKTLIKSFDSASQVPSPATAAIPRTPLSPSPMKTPPAAAVSPMQRHSISGPISTSKPLTALSDKRPNYGEIPVQEHLLRTSSTSRPASLPRVPAMESAKTISVSRRSSEEMKRDVSAPEGASPASLMAMGATSPQLSLSSSPTASVTPTTRSRIREERKDPLSALAREYGGSKRNALLKWCQKKTEGYQNIDITNFSSSWNDGLAFCALLHTYLPAHIPYQELNSQDKRRNFTLAFQAAESVGIKSTLDINEMVGTERPDWQNVMLYVTAIYKYFET
- the SPECC1L gene encoding cytospin-A isoform X2 — encoded protein: MGVAGGCTEKETPSGNRFACKCITKRQPRMKKTSRSVGSVPKVSGISKAQTADKTKPENSSSASAGGKLVKPGTAASLSKTKSSDDLLAGMAGGVTVTNGVKGKKSTCPSAAPSASVPAMSTMENRPKSSTGTSSSTKRSTSTGSKESSSTRERLRERTRLNQSKKLPSAGQGASDMALAKRSRSRTATECDIRMSKSKSDNQISDKAALEAKVKDLLTLAKTKDVEILHLRNELRDMRAQLGINEDPPGGDEKSEKEAIIVHQPTDVESTLLQLQEQNTAIREELNQLKNENRMLKDRLNALGFSLEQRLDHSEKLFGYQSLSPEITPGNQSDGGGTLTSSVEGSAPGSVEDLLSQDENTLMDHQHSNSMDNLDSECSEVYQPLTSSDDALDAPSSSESEGIPSIERSRKGSSGNASEVSVACLTERIHQMEENQHSTSEELQATLQELADLQQITQELNSENERLGEEKVILMESLCQQSDKLEHFSRQIEYFRSLLDEHHISYVIDEDVKSGRYMELEQRYMDLAENTRFEREQLLGVQQHLSNTLKMAEQDNKEAQEMIGALKERNHHMERIVESEQKGKAALAATLEEFKATVASDQIEMNRLKAQLENEKQKVAELYSIHNSGDKSDIQDLLESVRLDKEKAETLASSLQEDLAHTRNDANRLQDTIAKVEDEYRAFQEEAKKQIEDLNMTLEKLRSELEEKETERSDMKETIFELEDEVEQHRAVKLHDNLIISDLENTVKKLQDQKHDMEREIKTLHRRLREESAEWRQFQADLQTAVVIANDIKSEAQEEIGDLKRRLHEAQEKNEKLTKELEEVKSRKQEEERGRVYNYMNAVERDLAALRQGMGLSRRSSTSSEPTPTVKTLIKSFDSASQVPSPATAAIPRTPLSPSPMKTPPAAAVSPMQRHSISGPISTSKPLTALSDKRPNYGEIPVQEHLLRTSSTSRPASLPRVPAMESAKTISVSRRSSEEMKRDVSAPEGASPASLMAMGATSPQLSLSSSPTASVTPTTRSRIREERKDPLSALAREYGGSKRNALLKWCQKKTEGYQVRGTLGGAVTDGEEVKDSRCASRGALGFTGAHPGCPADSTSRKSLAWGGFCHGLTLHCIQL